In the genome of Lacerta agilis isolate rLacAgi1 chromosome 2, rLacAgi1.pri, whole genome shotgun sequence, one region contains:
- the LOC117042772 gene encoding zinc finger protein 239-like, translating into MEQNWTGRPGEDDPLAERDKWSIAQCPIRGVTSEIQEGKEGGEVTDSWGDGKGLEENAKGAKAGLECGKALGHDSENEINLGQENLCKCPICGQSLSRRTGLLIHQRIHTGEKPYSCTDCRKSFRHKSVLIRHQRIHTGEKPHKCPDCAKSFRDRSALDVHRRTHTREKPYQCTDCGKSFSHRSNLITHERIHTGEKPFKCLECEKSFSDRSSLTAHKRAHTGERPYRCAECGKSFSQSSSLLSHQRIHTGERPHECPDCVKCFRDKSAFFVHRRTHTREKPYNCSGCGKSFSHRSNLNTHERIHTGEKPYKCLDCGKTFAQRPSLTAHERIHSKKTLPNC; encoded by the coding sequence ATGGAGCAAAATTGGACAGGACGCCCCGGGGAAGACGATCCCTTGGCAGAAAGGGATAAATGGAGCATTGCCCAATGCCCGATTCGGGGAGTAACTTCTGAAATccaagagggaaaggaagggggtgaAGTCACGGATTCTTGGGGAGATGGGAAAGGACTGGAGGAAAACGCCAAGGGAGCAAAGGCCGGCCTTGAATGCGGGAAAGCGCTTGGACACGATTCCGAGAACGAAATAAACCTCGGGCAAGAGAATCTGTGCAAGTGCCCAATCTGCGGGCAGAGCCTTAGCAGGAGAACTGGTCTCCTTATacaccagaggatccacaccgGAGAGAAACCCTACAGCTGCACGGACTGCAGGAAAAGCTTCCGGCACAAGTCGGTCCTTATTcgacaccagagaatccacacgggcgagaagccacACAAGTGCCCTGACTGCGCCAAAAGCTTCCGGGACAGATCCGCTTTGGATGTGCACCGGAGGACACACACGAGGGAAAAACCCTACCAGTGTACAgactgtgggaaaagcttcagccatCGCTCCAACTTGATTACCCACGAGCggatccacacgggagagaagccgttCAAGTGCTTGGAGTGCGAGAAAAGCTTCAGCGACCGGTCGTCCCTGACGGCCCACAAACGGGCCCACACAGGGGAGAGGCCGTACAGATGcgccgagtgcgggaagagcttctcTCAGAGCTCCAGCCTCCTTTctcaccagagaatccacacaggggagaggcCCCACGAGTGCCCGGACTGCGTGAAGTGCTTCCGCGACAAATCGGCTTTCTTCGTCCACCGGAGGACCCACACGAGGGAGAAGCCGTATAACTGCTCTggctgcgggaagagcttcagccatCGCTCCAACCTGAACACGCACGAAAGGatacacacaggggagaagccttacAAGTGCCTGGACTGTGGGAAGACCTTCGCCCAGAGACCAAGCCTTACTGCACATGAGAGAATCCATTCCAAAAAGACATTGCCAAACTGCTGA
- the LOC117042755 gene encoding zinc finger protein 501-like, translating into MSDSKEEVTETKTPDLMEACGSLLEAPDGLSGFHDMEGICEISHHPEGPPSLLPILDEGGSIEGTSYICTECGKSFCSISSLISHQKRNHSGEKPYKCSDCGRSFHQSSDLVKHERIHTGEKPYQCSVCEKRFNQRSYLIVHERFHTKEKPYKCFLCGKSFCSNAHLMTHQRTHTGERPYQCPDCGKRFSTSSNFVNHKKTHTEEKPFNCSLCEKSFKRSSNLIQHERTHTGERPYTCLTCGESFASNSGLVKHQRSHTGERPYKCSYCGKSFSQSMILTQHERTHTGEKPCKCLVCGKSFRSSSDLVKHKRIHTGEKPYKCSLCGKSFTTSSDVVKHERTHTGEKPYKCGTCGKSFSQSAHLMQHQRIHTGEKPYMCLVCGRCFTCSAHLVVHKRTHKDREALQA; encoded by the coding sequence ATGAGCGACAGCAAAGAAGAGGTCACCGAGACGAAAACCCCCGACCTCATGGAAGCGTGTGGGTCCTTGCTGGAAGCGCCAGATGGCCTTTCCGGGTTTCACGACATGGAAGGCATCTGCGAGATCAGCCACCACCCGGAAGGCCCGCCGAGCCTCCTCCCCATCTTGGACGAAGGCGGCTCCATCGAAGGGACGTCCTACATCTGCAccgaatgtgggaagagcttctgcAGCATCTCGAGCCTCATCAGCCACCAGAAGAGGAACCActcgggggagaagccctacaagtgctccGACTGCGGGCGCAGCTTCCACCAGAGCTCGGACCTCGTGAAGCACGAGcggatccacacgggcgagaagccgtaCCAGTGCTCTGTGTGCGAGAAGCGCTTCAACCAGCGCTCCTACCTGATCGTCCACGAGCGCTTCCACACGaaggagaagccctacaagtgcttcCTGTGCGGGAAGAGCTTCTGCTCCAACGCCCACCTCATGACGCACCAGAGGACCCACACGGGCGAGAGGCCTTACCAGTGCCCTGACTGCGGGAAGCGGTTCAGCACCAGCTCGAACTTCGTCAACCACAAAAAGACGCACACGGAGGAGAAGCCGTTCAACTGCTCCCTCTGCGAGAAGAGCTTCAAGCGCAGCTCGAACCTGATCCAGCACGAGAGGACGCACACAGGAGAGAGGCCCTACACCTGCCTCACGTGCGGGGAGAGCTTCGCCTCCAACTCGGGCCTCGTGAAGCACCAGAGGAGCCACACGGGCGAGAGGCCTTACAAATGCTCCtactgcgggaagagcttcagccagagcatGATCCTGACGCAGCACGAGAGgacccacacgggcgagaagccgtgCAAGTGCCTCGtctgcgggaagagcttccgcTCCAGCTCCGACCTCGTCAAGCACAAGaggatccacaccggggagaagccctacaagtgctcgctgtgtgggaagagcttcaccaCCAGCTCGGACGTGGTGAAGCACGAGCggacccacacgggggagaagccctacaagtgcggcacctgcgggaagagcttcagccagagcgCCCACCTCATGCAacaccagaggatccacacgggggagaagccgtacatGTGCCTCGTCTGCGGGAGGTGCTTCACCTGCAGTGCGCACCTCGTGGTCCATAAAAGAACCCATAAAGACCGGGAGGCTTTGCAAGCCTAA